One window from the genome of Pelobates fuscus isolate aPelFus1 chromosome 13, aPelFus1.pri, whole genome shotgun sequence encodes:
- the ETV3 gene encoding ETS translocation variant 3, which produces MKTGCSMVEKAKGGGGYHFPEWAYKPESSPGSRQIQLWHFILELLQNEDFRHVIAWQQGEYGEFVIKDPDEVARLWGRRKCKPQMNYDKLSRALRYYYNKRILHKTKGKRFTYKFNFNKLVMPNYPFINIRPNGAVPQSAPPVPSASSHFPFSSLDSPNEDARGGRFSGGSTAQSSHESLNEVCERKPNPMESDEVSSDWRRGIELMSRNAVGSGVHGLQKHKSDMMLPVFSMPGMYPEPHSPFSVSPLAGRGGMLNVPISPALSLTPSVFSYSPSPGLSPAFQSGSCFNFNPEEMKHYLQAHACSVFNYHLSPRTLPRYPGFMIPPFQRPFPPEEQQSFPIKLQPPPMGRKNREHSQSSEDKHLVTQPAPVLPPMKVEPISDDEPLSDEDLDFSGHSSDEEQDKPIMRADMEKAAHTFVKPATPPRSPFPQGPTRVGYSKEGAEQTVEPGDKAAKDVSVEAVVVEKKEDSLPPKLRLKRLWNEDRQLEAVEDKECRKVSCIISSIRTPVISTETKALAGAVDS; this is translated from the exons GTTATCATTTCCCAGAGTGGGCGTACAAGCCTGAGTCGAGTCCCGGCTCTCGCCAGATCCAGCTGTGGCACTTTATCTTGGAGTTGCTTCAGAATGAGGATTTCCGCCATGTTATCGCCTGGCAGCAGGGCGAATACGGAGAGTTTGTCATTAAAGATCCGGATGAGGTGGCCAGGCTCTGGGGTCGGCGCAAATGCAAACCTCAGATGAACTATGACAAACTGAGTCGGGCCCTCCG GTATTATTACAATAAAAGGATCCTTCATaagacaaaagggaagagatttACCTACAAATTCAACTTCAACAAGCTTGTAATGCCCAATTATCCTTTTATCAACATCCGACCCAATG GTGCTGTCCCCCAGAGCGCACCACCAGTTCCATCAGCGTCTTCCCATTTTCCCTTCTCATCTTTAGACTCACCTAATGAAGATGCAAGAGGGGGTCGGTTTTCTGGAGGATCTACTGCACAGTCCAGCCACGAATCTTTAAATGAGGTCTGTGAACGCAAGCCAAATCCTATGGAATCTGATGAAGTTTCGTCGGATTGGCGTCGTGGAATAGAACTCATGTCTCGAAATGCTGTAGGATCAGGTGTGCATGGCCTTCAAAAGCACAAATCAGACATGATGCTCCCAGTTTTCTCAATGCCAGGAATGTATCCAGAACCCCACAGTCCGTTCTCTGTGTCTCCTCTAGCAGGACGAGGTGGCATGCTTAACGTACCAATCTCACCTGCCTTGTCTCTAACTCCATCAGTCTTTTCCTACAGTCCTTCACCAGGACTAAGCCCAGCTTTCCAGAGTGGCAGCTGCTTTAATTTCAACCCAGAAGAAATGAAACACTACCTGCAGGCCCACGCTTGCTCTGTTTTCAACTACCACCTTAGTCCCCGGACTTTACCAAGATATCCTGGATTTATGATCCCACCTTTCCAGCGTCCCTTTCCACCAGAGGAACAGCAGTCCTTCCCTATAAAACTGCAACCCCCTCCAATGGGGCGTAAGAACCGAGAACATAGCCAAAGTTCCGAAGACAAGCATCTTGTCACCCAGCCTGCTCCGGTTCTTCCACCAATGAAGGTGGAGCCTATTTCTGATGACGAACCACTTTCTGATGAGGATCTAGATTTTTCAGGCCATAGTAGTGATGAGGAACAAGATAAACCGATAATGAGAGCAGATATGGAGAAAGCAGCGCATACATTTGTCAAACCAGCTACTCCACCCCGGTCACCTTTCCCACAAGGACCTACTAGAGTTGGCTACTCTAAAGAGGGTGCAGAGCAGACGGTTGAACCTGGAGATAAAGCAGCAAAAGACGTTTCTGTCGAAGCAGTTGttgtagaaaagaaagaagaCTCTCTGCCTCCTAAACTGCGCCTTAAACGTCTCTGGAACGAAGATCGTCAATTGGAGGCTGTTGAGGATAAAGAGTGTCGTAAAGTCAGCTGCATTATCAGTTCTATCCGGACTCCTGTAATCTCTACAGAAACTAAGGCACTGGCTGGAGCTGTGGACTCTTAG